A single window of Solanum dulcamara chromosome 5, daSolDulc1.2, whole genome shotgun sequence DNA harbors:
- the LOC129889286 gene encoding nuclear poly(A) polymerase 4-like isoform X5, with product MVEDANAMIFTFGSYRLGVHGPGADIDTLCVGPSYVNRDEDFFIILHDILAEKEEVSELQPVPDAHVPVMKFKFQGISVDLLYASISLLVVPEDLDISDQSVLYNVDEPTVRSLNGCRVADQILKLVPNAEHFRTTLRCLKFWAKRRGVYSNVTGFLGGVNWALLVARICQFYPNALPSMLVSRFFRVYTQWRWPNPVMLCPIEEDELGFLVWDPRKNPKDRTHHMPIITPAYPCMNSSYNVSPSTLRVMMDQFQFGNKICEEIELNKAQWAALFKHYLFFEVYKNYLQVDIVAADNDDLLAWKGWVESRLRQLTLKIERDTNGMLQCHPYPNEFVDLSKPCPHCAFFMGLQRKQGVKVQEGQQFDIRGTVDEFKQDVSMYAYWRPGMDIYVSHVRRKQIPPFVFPDGYKRPRQPRNTSHSTPEKVAKGCMSPEERHPKRKQETETAHVNMGKAGKRASISPQRIGSVSPLGSSCRSDGSSQIIISDESHRELESSCLMDSSDDRSLHRLLRSRNDASPSDSSICTPDSLNYTMSRGSTLLGVSREVDLESSNTKSFPSKEVLSPCEDICTRDVQTFQVLQNDEKGEILGSIHQDNVGQLNEPCIRTGCAESLERLPVSNSNIQNLTCEGDVSLADRISKLGDGCLSGNGILGNGFAEMSQPNLSLVRAMEPQDGTSSEAVQEAAIRHVFPRTCVL from the exons ATGGTGGAGGATGCAAATGCTATGATATTCACTTTTGGTTCTTATCGGTTAGGA GTTCATGGACCTGGAGCTGACATAGATACATTGTGTGTTGGTCCCTCTTATGTCAATCGTGAT GAAGATTTTTTTATCATTCTGCATGATATTTTGGCTGAAAAGGAAGAAGTTAGTGAACTCCAGCCAGTTCCTGATGCTCATGTCCCAGTTatgaaattcaaatttcaaggAATATCTGTTGATCTCCTTTATGCAAGTATTTCTCTCTTAGTTGTCCCTGAA GATTTAGATATCTCAGATCAATCTGTACTCTACAATGTGGATGAACCAACTGTTCGAAGTCTCAATGGGTGCCGGGTTGCTGATCAAATATTGAAACTAGTTCCTAATGCTGAG CACTTTCGCACTACTCTTAGATGTCTAAAGTTTTGGGCAAAAAGGCGTGGCGTTTATTCCAAT GTTACCGGATTCCTTGGTGGCGTGAATTGGGCTCTTTTGGTTGCTCGCATTTGCCAATTTTATCCTAATGCACTCCCCAGTATGCTTGTTTCTAGGTTCTTCAGAGTTTATACACAATGGCGTTGGCCAAATCCAGTGATGCTATGTCCAATAGAAGAGGATGAACTTGGTTTTCTTGTTTGGGATCCTCGCAAGAATCCAAAAGACCGAACCCATCATATGCCAATTATTACTCCTGCTTACCCTTGCATGAACTCTAGCTACAATGTCTCGCCAAGTACTCTTCGAGTAATGATGGACCAATTTCAGTTTGGTAACAAGATTTGTGAG GAGATAGAGTTGAATAAAGCACAGTGGGCCGCGCTTTTTAAGCATTATCTTTTCTTTGAGGTCTACAAAAACTATCTGCAGGTTGATATTGTAGCAGCAGATAATGATGATTTGCTTGCTTGGAAAGGCTGGGTGGAATCCCGGCTTAGGCAACTAACACTAAAG ATAGAGCGGGACACGAACGGGATGTTGCAGTGCCATCCGTATCCTAATGAATTTGTAGACTTATCTAAGCCATGTCCACATTGTGCTTTTTTTATGGGCTTGCAGAGGAAACAGGGTGTCAAAGTGCAAGAAGGACAACAGTTTGATATTCGTGGCACAGTCGATGAGTTTAAGCAAGACGTAAGCATGTACGCTTATTGGAGACCAGGCATGGATATCTATGTATCTCATGTTCGGAGGAAGCAAATTCCTCCATTTGTCTTTCCAGATGGGTATAAGAGACCAAGGCAACCTAGGAATACAAGTCATAGTACTCCTGAGAAAGTTGCTAAAGGCTGCATGTCTCCTGAAGAAAGGCATCCAAAGAGGAAACAGGAGACTGAAACAGCTCATGTAAATATGGGCAAAGCAGGGAAACGTGCTTCTATCAGTCCACAGAGGATCGGATCTGTTTCTCCTCTAGGTAGTTCTTGTAGGTCTGATGGATCATCACAGATAATCATTTCTGATGAGTCACACAGGGAGCTTGAGAGTTCTTGCCTAATGGACAGTTCTGATGATAGATCATTACATAGGCTATTGCGCAGCAGAAATGATGCCTCTCCGAGTGACAGTTCCATTTGTACACCTGATAGTTTAAACTATACAATGTCAAGGGGTTCCACTTTATTAGGAGTTTCCAGAGAAGTTGATTTAGAGAGTTCTAACACAAAATCCTTCCCAAGCAAGGAGGTGCTCAGTCCATGTGAAGACATATGCACTAGAGACGTCCAGACTTTTCAAGTCTTGCAGAATGATGAGAAGGGGGAGATTTTGGGATCAATTCATCAGGATAATGTTGGGCAGCTCAATGAACCATGCATTCGGACTGGTTGCGCAGAAAGTCTCGAAAGACTGCCTGTATCAAATTCCAACATTCAGAACCTCACTTGCGAG GGTGATGTAAGCTTGGCCGATCGGATTTCAAAACTAGGGGATGGATGTCTTAGTGGGAATGGAATATTGGGTAATGGCTTTGCCGAGATGTCACAG CCAAACCTCTCTCTCGTAAGGGCAATGGAACCCCAGGATGGGACAAGCTCAGAGGCTGTGCAGGAGGCTGCAATAAGGCATGTGTTTCCGAGGACCTGTGTTTTATGA